GGCCTAGTCTCGGATCAAACTCTGGTTTTTAATGGGCCTTGAcatctaatctttttttttatttcaacttGTTTCATTCATCTACATAGAAGGTAGATAtcacaactctttttttttttaaattcacgACGTGCTCACCAAACATCGTTGACAATGAAGCTTTTGGTATATTCGTGACAACAAGTAATCTCGGAAACTATATGATAAAGCAAAAGTCATCAACGTTGATGCTTTAAGTTTAAAGACAAAAAGTTTTCAGTTTCCTATTACGACGGCAGGAAACTCTTTGATCTTAACTATCTGGTCGACGATGTTACTGAAACCCGGAAGCAAGGTTGTCTCGCCCAAGGTAATCTCTTAATCATAATATCATCCTTGAAGAAAGTATCAGGGGTTATACGGATGGATATACGCATATCCTATTAGATATACATGTATATCTTATATAAGTAGATAAGTACAACATGTATAATATTTGGCGACTTAGGGTGGTCTACTCTTGTGTGAATAGATAAACacaaagtataatatatataatgtcaATAAAGTTGTGTCATATACACAAACTGCTTTACAGAAAGTTGTGAAACTCATAACCCTAATGTTCCTTTTTGGTTACTTGCAGAAGAGTCTTCATCGTGACTCGGCTTCAACATCTCAACAACAATCTAGCAAAGATATGGAGTTTGATCAAAAAACAAAGAAGGTTGAAGGCTACCTAATAAAAACAGAGTCGTCTCTGACGATCAATCTAAATACACGTCTTGTACACAGTAACATGAGCTCACGAAGCAACAGCATGGAAAGCACATCATCTAACAAGCCTCACACAGGAGGAGATATCAGGTGGGACGCGGTGAACTATCTGAAATCTCGAGGAGTGAAGCTCGGGATCAGCGATTTCCGCGTCCTGAAACGGCTAGGTTACGGAGATATAGGAAGTGTTTATCTCGTTGAGCTTAAAGGAGCACACAAGACGACGTACTTCGCGATGAAAGTTATGGATAGGGCTTCTCTTGTGAGCAGGAACAAGCTGTTGAGAGCTCAGACGGAGAGAGAGATTCTGTCTCAGCTTGATCATCCTTTCTTGCCTACTCTTTACTCTCACTTCGAGACTGATAAATTCTATTGCTTGGTTATGGAGTTTTGTAGCGGAGGCAATCTTTATTCCTTGCGACAGAAGCAACCCAACAAGTGTTTCACAGAAGAAGCTGCAAGGTTAGTATATAGACTTGTATGTCCTAAAAATCGGTATAGACATCACTTAAGCACCCGTTTAGGCACCAAACTGTTCataaatgaaacaatttttctGAAAATCAAGTCTAGACAGCACATGCCCTAGTTGCTAATCCTGTATTAAAGGCTTAATAGTAATTCCTTGAACATTGACAATACATTATATgtattaattgtttataaattttatattgaaaatataaaactattatctttgttttttaGTATATTAAAACAGAGCAGAACCAATGTATATAGAAACCAAACATGTGTTCTGTTTTTGTTGCTTTAACAGGTTCTTTGCATCAGAAGTGCTACTAGCGTTAGAATACTTACACATGCTCGGAATCGTGTACCGAGACTTAAAGCCAGAGAACGTTCTGGTCCGAGACGACGGTCACATCATGCTCTCCGACTTCGACTTATCTCTCCGATGCTCAGTCAACCCAACGCTCGTCAAATCCCCCTCCGTCCACGTCAGCAGCGGCAGCAAAACCACCACCGGGATCATCAACGACGACGCGGCGGCGGTCCAAGGATGCTACCAACCATCCACATTCTTCCCGCGAATCCTTcactcctcgaagaagaaccGAAAATCGAAATCCGACATGAGCGAGGGATCGTTACCGGAACTCATGGCAGAGCCCGCGAACGTAAAGTCGATGTCTTTCGTCGGAACACACGAGTACTTAGCCCCGGAGATCATACGCAACGAAGGCCACGGGAGCGCCGTGGACTGGTGGACGTTCGGGATCTTTATCTACGAGCTTCTCCATGGAGCGACGCCGTTTAAAGGGCAAGGAAACAAGGCGACGCTTTACAACGTGATCGGGCAGCCTCTGAGGTTCCCGGAGCATTCTCAGGTGAGTTCCACGGCCAAGGATTTGATCAGAGGTTTGCTGGTGAAGGAGCCGCAGAATAGGATCGCGTACAAGAGAGGAGCCACGGAGATTAAGCAGCATCCTTTCTTTGAAGGTGTGAACTGGGCGTTGATTAGAGGACAGACGCCCCCGCACGTGCCGGAGCCGGTGGATTTCTCGTGTTACGAGAGGAAGGAGAAGGAGTTTTTGCCGGTGTTGGCTGCGGCGGTGGCGGACGGAGAGAAGAAGAACGTATGTGATAAAGCTACACGTGGTGGTGAAAGTGATCCTGACTACATCGATTTTGAATATTTCTAGCTAACAAACgatgataaatatttataaaaaatttccCTTTATCTATCAACAAAAGAACATTGTTCACGAAATGAATTGTAATATCGAATGTGCATGTGCATCACCATTAATACTTTGTTCCTTGTATGATATGAATTGTAATATCGAATGTGCATGTGCATCACCATTCAAACTCCAGAATCATAATGCAGAAAGGAAATGGATATGATAGGGGTCAACAAGTTTATGACACATCTACTGGCTTATGATCTTGTAGCTTTTTCTTGGGACTCTCATGATGATGAACCTACAATTGGCATGTTTGGTTCCATTGCCCATTCAGTCCAAGATCCATCATAAACTGCTACATCGGTTTCCCCCAATGATGAAGTCCCTGGCCAGTAAGAAAAATTAGccacagtttttttttactttaggACATGAGTATTGGTGGGACTGGATCAAATCCCTTAATTAGGAAAGTCTCttacgaatttttttttgttcgggATTAGTACAAATGACGTCTTTTAATTAGGcgattttctctctttcttcctctAGGTCCTTGTGTTTCGTGGTCCCCCTTAAGGGATGTCTTAAGGGACCACCAATATTTATGCTCTTAtggtcacaaaaaaaaagactgaatTCTCCATAAACACTTAACAATACCAAAATACAAGTTGTTACACCTGTTCCAGATGATGCTACAATTGGACTGTCCAGGGAAATGTGTGCAAAGAAACTAAACAATTGGGAAAAGCCTATCTTATAGAATGTGGGTTTAACAAGATTAATTCATTATACCTTCTTCTTTGAACTGTTTCTTAAGCTCCTCAATTGGTAACAGTGTCTGAGAGGAGTCAAGCATCTGCATAAGATATATATTATCACATTCTCTGTTATCGAAGTGCATATATAATAACTGTAAGATCTCCAATTTAGATGGTGTGCCTTACTTGGGGAAAAGGGATACACTTGCTACGGGTACATGACCGCTTGGTATTCCTTTGCGAGGTTGTGGATCAATACCATCAAATCTGTGAAACAGTAAACTTTATATTAGAATACAAGTATAGTAATGCAATTATAATCCCAGAATAAGCAACAACTTTGGAATCATACCTAGCTTTTGCGCGTACATCTACGTGCTACGTGCTGATAAGAGTCTTATTCTCAATATTTTCCTTGACCTGTCAATTAAATAGCTTTACAAACAAAACTATCCGTAAACATCTAATCTATCTCTACACTGAGTTAACAACTTTGAATATGCACACTAGTTTGCTAGTCTGCTTCAGTGTCACCAAGGATTTGATATTTTGAGCAATAAACAAAGTGCTCATGGAACCAACTGAACTTACTATCTTGGAGTTTAGGAAACACTAACCTGATCGAGTATCCATACAAAATGTGGATGGAACTTCGTCTTGAAAGTTATTGGACTAATTTGTGCAAGCAGCAAAGATGCGTATAAACCCATTAGGAATATTGAACCGATTGAAACTGCAATTTAAATTGGTAAGAACGAACTTACGGGTTGTCCTTGATAAAGTTTCTCTACAACCTCACATGCTGCATTGGCTTTCAGAATAGCATCACCAGAAGCACTAGATTCAACTTCATAACCTGAAGCACGCCACCTTGGTAAGTACCCATACTTTTTCGTGTCCAAAGATTCTTAACATCctg
The Raphanus sativus cultivar WK10039 chromosome 1, ASM80110v3, whole genome shotgun sequence DNA segment above includes these coding regions:
- the LOC108824777 gene encoding serine/threonine-protein kinase RHS3; this encodes MLLKPGSKVVSPKKSLHRDSASTSQQQSSKDMEFDQKTKKVEGYLIKTESSLTINLNTRLVHSNMSSRSNSMESTSSNKPHTGGDIRWDAVNYLKSRGVKLGISDFRVLKRLGYGDIGSVYLVELKGAHKTTYFAMKVMDRASLVSRNKLLRAQTEREILSQLDHPFLPTLYSHFETDKFYCLVMEFCSGGNLYSLRQKQPNKCFTEEAARFFASEVLLALEYLHMLGIVYRDLKPENVLVRDDGHIMLSDFDLSLRCSVNPTLVKSPSVHVSSGSKTTTGIINDDAAAVQGCYQPSTFFPRILHSSKKNRKSKSDMSEGSLPELMAEPANVKSMSFVGTHEYLAPEIIRNEGHGSAVDWWTFGIFIYELLHGATPFKGQGNKATLYNVIGQPLRFPEHSQVSSTAKDLIRGLLVKEPQNRIAYKRGATEIKQHPFFEGVNWALIRGQTPPHVPEPVDFSCYERKEKEFLPVLAAAVADGEKKNVCDKATRGGESDPDYIDFEYF